A genomic window from Bacillus rossius redtenbacheri isolate Brsri chromosome 7, Brsri_v3, whole genome shotgun sequence includes:
- the LOC134534417 gene encoding uncharacterized protein DDB_G0284459-like isoform X2, which yields MRWCRCGPARSKVLLSTSCIIPMARWLPGVNHVIRSHIQRSSTGATTRGGCQATRTSATCTPRSAPTRRRRTPRTQRTQRTQRTQRTQRTQRMQRTQRMQRTQRTQRTQRTPRRPRTQRTQRTQRTQRTQRRPRTQRTQRTQRTQRTQRTQRTQRMQRTQRTQRMQRTQRTQRTQRTQRTQRTQRTQRTPRRQRMQRTQRTQRRPRTQKTQRTQRTQRTQRTQRTQRTLRTPRRPRTQRTQRTQRTQRTQRMQRTQRTQRTQRRPRTQRTQRTQRTQRTQRTQRRPRTQRRPRTQKTQRTQRTQRTQRTQRTLRTLRTQRTQRTQRTQRTQRTQRTQRTQRTQRTQRTPRRQRMQRMQRTLRTPTRLPTCGAAAVAARHQPPAGSCHPPVFASNSSVSTKSTIMPCKCQNCIHPTVHQQSSSLRNQRSRNVSGESPQRMHRARLEPETSAIWDPSVKMVITTFSRTNTKET from the exons ATGAGGTGGTGCAGGTGTGGCCCGGCCAGGAGCAAGGTTTTGTTGAGTACAAGCTGCATCATCCCAATGGCACGGTGGTTGCCTGGAGTGAATCATGTGATTCGTTCACACATTCAACGTTCCTCGACGGGGGCAACCACTCGTGGAGGGTGCCAAGCAACCCGGACATCTGCGACCTGCACACCGCGGTCGGCTccgacgaggaggaggaggacgccGAGGACGCAGAGGACGCAGAGGACGCAGAGGACGCAGAGGACGCAGAGGACGCAGAGGATGCAGAGGACGCAGAGGATGCAGAGGACGCAGAGGACGCAGAGGACGCAGAGGACGCCGAGGAGGCCGAGGACGCAGAGGACGCAGAGGACGCAGAGGACGCAGAGGACGCAGAGGAGGCCGAGGACGCAGAGGACGCAGAGGACGCAGAGGACGCAGAGGACGCAGAGGACGCAGAGGACGCAGAGGATGCAGAGGACGCAGAGGACGCAGAGGATGCAGAGGACGCAGAGGACGCAGAGGACGCAGAGGACGCAGAGGACGCAGAGGACGCAGAGGACGCAGAGGACGCCGAGGAGGCAGAGGATGCAGAGGACGCAGAGGACGCAGAGGAGGCCGAGGACGCAGAAGACGCAGAGGACGCAGAGGACGCAGAGGACGCAGAGGACGCAGAGGACGCAGAGGACGCTGAGGACGCCGAGGAGGCCGAGGACGCAGAGGACGCAGAGGACGCAGAGGACGCAGAGGACGCAGAGGATGCAGAGGACGCAGAGGACGCAGAGGACGCAGAGGAGGCCGAGGACGCAGAGGACGCAGAGGACGCAGAGGACGCAGAGGACGCAGAGGACGCAGAGGAGGCCGAGGACGCAGAGGAGGCCGAGGACGCAGAAGACGCAGAGGACGCAGAGGACGCAGAGGACGCAGAGGACGCAGAGGACGCTGAGGACGCTGAGGACGCAGAGGACGCAGAGGACGCAGAGGACGCAGAGGACGCAGAGGACACAGAGGACGCAGAGGACGCAGAGGACGCAGAGGACGCAGAGGACGCCGAGGAGGCAGAGGATGCAGAGGATGCAGAGGACGCTGAGGACGCCGACCAGGTTGCCCACCTGTGGTGCCGCCGCCGTCGCGGCTAGACATCAGCCGCCAGCCGGCAGCTGCCACCCGCCAGTCTTCGCCAGTAACAGCTCCG TTTCGACGAAGTCTACAATCATGCCTTGCAAATGCCAGAACTGCATTCACCCGACTGTGCATCAGCAATCATCGAGCCTGCGAAACCAGCGCTCAAGAAATGTCAGCGGAGAGTCCCCGCAACGTATGCACCGCgcaagactcgaacccgagacctcagCCATCTGGGACCCGTCAGTCAAGATGGTGATCACAACATTCAGCAGAACCAACACGAAAGAGACTTAA